A single Phragmites australis chromosome 4, lpPhrAust1.1, whole genome shotgun sequence DNA region contains:
- the LOC133915151 gene encoding SCAR-like protein 1 isoform X4 — protein sequence MIRYQIRNEYGLSDPELYSAPGEEDDPEALLEGVAMAGLAGVLRQLGDLAEFAAEIFHDLHEDVMATASRGHGLMLRLQQLEAEFPAVEKAIISQTDHSNYPHDDGVEWHANLTLKQNMITQGDMPRFILDSYEECRGPPHLFTLDKFDVSGAGTSLKRYSDPSFFKTEHASNMIETDVVIEKKPRRIKKKAMRWRKGATLESLLIANSESHTTSKDRTSRKVPPRTTELKSRHPRSPDHKTISRICREHLQEVISSQQKILSSYSSKHYHVKFRSTDSSETTSPFGELDNFGAHVQSSGKLELTKVVPVNESDTVETTSAPTNGSAYLESDDKEFLGKHGPTELKEVCKMSLVEQNGMIRDSEKLQECPDFLVGESNRRLQSVREEKFLLAAVPADQGVDGCRPDDIASDQDNFVDALNNMVSEGEADPEIKTEWDSSANVEGNELNCHSREGENALDAQFPEVGPAIDSSPGLTGSCYGGEPTCVDLPLINDSAPSSVSTTNGPDSGSPSGKQLNGVDWTNDEEQFNDDDLMDEEAYHSLNDDHAAVTHSSDKQSPKTSSGLNGLAMSSNDYTDKAYHLVEHGQNFEPDGTSIVLSKPNDVSKDEEDINVGIADDFFLHPAKPNQEEIQESKKEFEDGESLDTGTSPVKLASLPDKDHGMCMNDLEMDNVSVPEEIVVDTTPTGLDPDDIHEHLDVDSGIALTHSSMSYNLLYKSHDDEIVEDVHSLPDDDLSTPFNKLVAEDHGIVVLEEGTCSASLNTHKEDCMQASAMVREFSYVQELPVVIQGVSPSQDDNTEAYVGETLAPSSCVFNDETEPLKIGVPLAPTTFSLSDTSSSCVEQHASTEMVPPECGEVVVAEESTANRLADDVVPPEEEFTDAAKCTEKAEVLATNSTEEDSIHDLQLHSSSAVREGMETVEATCRNLGALDESSEHISKKSTLQTDNTPPLTEIETAGEKCSDSDDIQFLSSLRFLEEFGYQEELLKEASLNAEVLSRYNSDKDGAVNLKSNTVGKQPADADQDLAWGMSAQNYNSTNPFMDPGYMMSHAQIYPSPSMSYQPCFSEEQDFLSELLIQHDNMEAAADSLWEPATPPDEAPLPSEDMTEEDFRSFCHEYHEIDFTASTEGFHGEPASDSNNVSNAFVVSEPDFPCSVSALPVKLDQEACGRCKFGSQHAECSSATDIQADTSIPFSAKEDLEDETPGVVSHLKSHESFSDNRSPELDTLSVPVDLQQEQRDLSGVDSHSSSRLVDKEKTCEECCSPLSNIVPVKKELEIRANLVPHSFINEKVDELDVPPSNDVPVEPEVGSRVLDEYDNKDVPCCSTGEKIDALTSSKHVLVQGSDVCVFGEFDAPIVPPISVDENKDNLEASVLRISEQESECCTSGEHVSQIALSSSLDEKIDELDGPPLSNAVVLEQEPEFCVPRGLDSQITPCSSIDENIYELGCPPSSSSVLANLESGDHFLGDLYSQVTPFSLVEDKIDESEAAQSNSVLPEELKQEADATPKLDSQVAPYSLNDDKVGEIDGPPSCNVWVESEKESDCYTEFDSQIAPFSSNSAVLADTTASTSPAMHSTEQTYLLSTGPPPIVPFQNDYYDDPQKPPPLPPLQWRLGRPHLGLLSTKACMFEPARRTGPVLQASSQEMDTRLGLLDRTGRSIEPVPSQAIKEDRYQNSMIDDNDRNVEFGRLSTSLAVTDVARTEHDLPFSEASKNIKQQGHIASSAIGVEEHLDDTGVTHGTVLYPSNPLLPFPTYKQQGPQLCILSSDASENSEHPSLTHPTASEDDKSVDGRNAGGGMVSTSTIGHVSENECYQQAQHGESSSENSDHKERKANASEDKSIKHQFITSEEPSDTTNHSASGSLMEGNDQESEILQEQNVGSSEDSQSGGSLPSAEPMATQDYPHDEHNLERERVHQPSGPGPFVVWPGDKSNFVSGLDEDSFAHAEQPPVMGWTVGPQMLHPNYGISVEESQFEPNVTDKRLIRKPISIKNIPRNPLVDAVAAHDRSSMRKVSELAPPTDKPEPNERNLLLEQIRNKTFNLKPASPSKPSAMRSPSRGNTRNLKVAAIIQKAHAIRQAVGSDDEDADNWSDS from the exons ATGATACGGTACCAGATACGGAACGAGTACGGCCTGTCGGATCCGGAGCTGTACTCGGCTCCGGGGGAGGAGGATGACCCGGAGGCGCTCCTCGAGGGCGTCGCCATGGCCGGCCTAGCGGGCGTGCTCCGCCAGCTCGGGGATCTCGCAGA GTTTGCGGCAGAAATTTTTCATGACCTGCATGAAGATGTGATGGCCACTGCTTCTAGAGGACATGGTTTAATGCTCCGGTTGCAGCAGCTGGAGGCAGAATTTCCAGCAGTTGAGAAGGCAATTATATCCCAGACTGACCACTCAAATTACCCACATGATGATG GTGTTGAGTGGCATGCAAATCTTACACTTAAACAGAATATGATCACACAAGGAGATATGCCCCGTTTCATTTTGGATTCATATGAAGAATGTCGTGGCCCACCACACTTGTTCACATTGGATAA GTTTGATGTCTCTGGTGCTGGAACCTCCCTAAAACGATATTCTGACCCCTCTTTCTTCAAGACAGAACATGCCTCGAACATGATAGAAACGGATGTTGTAATTGAAAAGAAGCCCCGTAGAATTAAG AAGAAGGCTATGCGCTGGAGGAAAGGGGCGACACTTGAATCATTACTCATTGCAAACTCCGA GTCTCACACGACCTCCAAGGATCGAACTTCTAGAAAAGTTCCACCAAGGACAACAGAGTTGAAATCCAGGCATCCACGGAGTCCTGATCATAAAACTATTAGCAGAATCTGCAGGGAGCATCTGCAAGAAGTAATTTCATCGCAACAAAAAATCTTGTCTAGCTATTCTTCAAAGCACTACCATGTGAAATTTAGGTCAACTGACTCAAGTGAAACAACATCTCCATTTGGAGAGTTGGACAATTTTGGTGCTCATGTTCAATCTTCTGGTAAACTGGAACTGACTAAAGTTGTTCCAGTAAACGAATCTGATACTGTGGAGACTACATCTGCACCCACTAATGGATCAGCTTACCTGGAGTCAGATGATAAAGAATTTCTGGGAAAACATGGACCTACTGAATTAAAAGAAGTATGCAAGATGTCTCTTGTGGAACAAAATGGCATGATCCGTGACTCGGAAAAGCTGCAGGAATGTCCAGATTTCCTGGTTGGGGAAAGTAACCGCAGATTACAGTCAGTACGTGAAGAGAAATTCCTATTAGCTGCGGTTCCTGCTGATCAAGGTGTTGATGGCTGCAGGCCTGATGACATTGCTAGTGATCAAGACAACTTCGTCGATGCTCTTAACAACATGGTCTCTGAAGGTGAAGCAGATCCTGAAATAAAAACTGAATGGGATTCCAGTGCCAATGTGGAAGGGAATGAATTGAACTGTCACAGCAGGGAAGGTGAAAATGCATTGGATGCACAGTTTCCAGAAGTAGGCCCTGCAATAGACTCGTCACCAGGGTTGACCGGTTCATGCTATGGTGGAGAACCAACTTGTGTGGACTTACCTTTGATAAATGATTCTGCTCCTTCCTCAGTGTCAACCACTAATGGTCCAGACTCTGGTTCACCTTCTGGCAAACAACTGAATGGTGTCGATTGGACCAATGATGAAGAGCAATTTAATGATGATGATCTAATGGAT GAGGAAGCTTATCACTCTCTCAATGATGATCATGCTGCTGTGACCCACAGTTCTGATAAACAGTCACCCAAGACATCTAGTGGCTTAAATG GTTTGGCTATGAGTAGCAACGATTACACTGACAAAGCTTATCACTTAGTGGAGCATGGGCAGAACTTTGAGCCAGATGGTACTTCTATTGTATTGAGCAAACCTAATGATGTTTcaaaagatgaagaagatatCAATGTTGGGATTGCTGATGATTTCTTTCTCCACCCTGCCAAGCCCAACCAAGAGGAAATACAGGAGTCGAAGAAAGAATTCGAAGATGGAGAATCTCTAGATACAGGCACTTCACCTGTCAAGCTTGCATCATTGCCAGATAAGGATCATGGTATGTGCATGAATGATTTGGAGATGGACAATGTTTCAGTTCCTGAAGAAATTGTTGTGGATACTACCCCAACGGGTTTGGATCCCGATGACATCCATGAGCATTTAGATG TTGATTCAGGAATTGCACTGACACATTCAAGCATGAGCTATAATCTATTGTATAAGTCACATGATGACGAGATTGTTGAAGATGTGCACTCTTTACCAGATGATGATCTATCAACTCCTTTTAATAAGCTTGTTGCAGAGGATCATGGAATAGTTGTGCTTGAAGAAGGGACTTGTTCAGCTAGCCTTAACACACACAAAGAGGATTGTATGCAAGCATCTGCCATGGTCAGGGAGTTCTCTTATGTTCAAGAGCTTCCAGTAGTCATTCAGGGTGTATCACCCTCTCAAGATGACAACACAGAAGCTTATGTAGGAGAGACACTCGCACCCTCTTCCTGTGTGTTCAATGATGAAACAGAACCACTGAAGATTGGTGTACCTCTAGCCCCTACTACTTTCTCTCTATCTGACACCAGTAGTTCATGTGTGGAACAGCATGCATCGACTGAAATGGTACCTCCTGAATGTGGTGAAGTTGTTGTTGCAGAAGAATCAACTGCTAACAGGCTTGCAGATGATGTGGTACCTCCTGAAGAGGAGTTCACTGATGCTGCCAAATGTACTGAGAAAGCAGAGGTTCTCGCTACAAATTCAACTGAAGAAGATTCTATTCATGATTTGCAATTACATTCTAGTTCTGCTGTCAGGGAAGGGATGGAAACAGTGGAAGCTACTTGCAGAAATCTTGGGGCATTAGATGAATCAAGTGAACATATCTCTAAGAAAAGTACGTTGCAGACAGACAATACTCCTCCTCTTACTGAAATAGAGACTGCAGGTGAAAAATGTAGTGACAGTGATGATATTCAATTTCTTTCCTCGTTGCGTTTTCTGGAAGAATTTGGTTATCAAGAGGAATTACTAAAAGAAGCCAGTCTTAATGCTGAAGTTCTCTCTCGGTATAATTCAGATAAGGATGGTGCAGTAAACCTGAAAAGTAACACGGTGGGGAAACAACCAGCAGATGCTGATCAAGATTTAGCATGGGGGATGTCTGCTCAAAATTATAATAGTACAAACCCATTCATGGATCCTGGCTATATGATGAGCCATGCTCAAATTTATCCATCTCCCAGTATGAGTTACCAACCATGTTTCTCTGAAGAACAGGATTTCCTTTCAGAACTTCTAATACAACATGACAATATGGAAGCAGCTGCTGATTCCCTTTGGGAACCTGCAACTCCACCTGATGAAGCACCATTACCATCAGAAGATATGACTGAAGAAGATTTCAGATCCTTCTGCCACGAATATCATGAGATAGATTTTACAGCCAGCACTGAAGGTTTTCATGGTGAACCAGCCTCAGATTCTAACAATGTGTCAAATGCTTTTGTTGTCAGTGAACCAGATTTTCCTTGTTCTGTCTCTGCTTTGCCAGTGAAGTTAGACCAGGAAGCCTGTGGTCGTTGTAAGTTTGGTTCTCAACATGCTGAATGTTCATCTGCCACGGATATACAAGCCGATACATCTATACCCTTTTCTGCCAAAGAAGATCTCGAGGATGAGACACCAGGAGTGGTTTCTCACTTAAAATCTCATGAGTCTTTCAGTGACAACAGAAGTCCTGAATTAGATACGCTCTCTGTTCCAGTGGATTTACAGCAGGAACAGCGTGACTTGTCTGGGGTTGATTCTCATAGTAGTTCTCGTTTGGTGGATAAAGAGAAGACGTGTGAAGAATGCTGCTCTCCTTTAAGCAACATTGTTCCAGTGAAAAAAGAGCTGGAAATTCGTGCCAACCTTGTTCCACATTCTTTTATTAATGAAAAGGTAGACGAACTGGATGTTCCCCCAAGTAATGACGTACCAGTGGAACCAGAGGTAGGATCCCGTGTCTTGGATGAATATGATAATAAAGATGTTCCATGCTGTTCAACTGGTGAGAAGATAGATGCCCTTACTTCGAGCAAACATGTTCTAGTCCAAGGGTCAGATGTTTGTGTCTTTGGTGAATTTGATGCTCCGATTGTTCCACCAATCTCAGTTGATGAGAATAAAGACAATCTAGAAGCCTCTGTTTTGAGGATTTCTGAACAGGAGTCAGAATGTTGCACTTCAGGTGAACATGTTTCTCAAATCGCTCTATCTTCTTCGCTTGATGAGAAGATTGATGAACTGGATGGCCCTCCTTTGAGCAATGCTGTTGTACTGGAACAGGAGCCAGAATTTTGTGTTCCACGTGGGCTTGATTCTCAAATCACTCCATGTTCTTCAATTGATGAAAACATATATGAACTAGGTTGCCCTCCTTCAAGCAGTTCTGTTTTAGCGAATCTTGAGTCAGGAGATCATTTCTTGGGCGACCTTTATTCCCAAGTTACTCCATTTTCTTTGGTTGAAGATAAGATTGATGAATCTGAAGCTGCTCAATCAAACAGCGTTCTTCCTGAGGAGCTAAAGCAGGAAGCTGATGCAACCCCTAAATTAGACTCTCAAGTTGCTCCGTATTCCTTGAATGACGATAAAGTCGGTGAAATAGATGGGCCTCCATCATGCAATGTCTGGGTGGAATCAGAGAAGGAATCTGATTGCTACACTGAATTTGATTCCCAAATTgcaccattttcttcaaattcagCAGTACTAGCTGACACAACAGCATCGACTTCTCCTGCCATGCATAGTACTGAGCAAACATATCTGTTGTCTACTGGTCCACCACCCATTGTACCATTTCAAAATGATTACTATGACGATCCTCAAAAACcaccccctctccctcctctccaatGGAGGCTTGGAAGGCCTCACCTAGGGCTTCTGAGTACAAAAGCATGTATGTTTGAGCCTGCAAGGAGAACAGGTCCTGTTTTACAGGCATCAAGCCAAGAGATGGATACTAGGCTAGGTTTGCTTGATCGAACGGGTAGATCAATAGAACCAGTACCCTCACAAGCGATCAAAGAAGATAGATATCAGAATTCAATGATAGACGATAATGATCGAAATGTAGAATTTGGAAGATTGTCGACCAGTCTAGCAGTAACTGATGTTGCAAGGACTGAACACGACTTGCCATTCTCGGAGGCGTCGAAGAACATTAAGCAACAGGGGCATATTGCTTCATCCGCAATAGGAGTTGAGGAACATCTGGATGATACTGGGGTTACACATGGAACAGTTTTATACCCATCGAACCCTCTGCTTCCATTTCCTACATATAAACAGCAGGGCCCTCAACTGTGCATCTTATCTTCAGATGCTTCGGAAAATAGTGAGCATCCCAGTCTTACGCATCCAACTGCATCAGAGGATGACAAATCAGTGGATGGTCGCAATGCTGGTGGTGGCATGGTGAGTACTTCAACAATAGGACATGTTTCTGAAAATGAGTGTTACCAGCAAGCTCAGCATGGTGAATCGTCCTCAGAGAATTCAGACCATAAAGAGCGTAAAGCAAATGCATCAGAGGATAAAAGTATAAAACATCAGTTTATTACAAGTGAGGAACCTTCAGACACAACAAATCATTCTGCATCAGGCTCACTGATGGAAGGGAATGACCAGGAGAGTGAAATTTTACAGGAACAAAATGTGGGGAGCTCCGAGGATAGTCAGTCGGGAGGCTCATTGCCTAGTGCAGAACCAATGGCAACTCAAGATTATCCACATGATGAACACaatttggagagagagagggttcACCAACCAAGTGGCCCAGGCCCGTTCGTGGTGTGGCCCGGTGATAAAAGTAACTTCGTCAGTGGCCTTGATGAAGATAGCTTTGCGCATGCTGAGCAGCCACCTGTGATGGGATGGACTGTTGGACCTcagatgcttcatcctaattATGGTATATCGGTAGAAGAAAGCCAATTTGAGCCAAATGTCACAGATAAACGTTTAATCAGGAAGCCTATTTCAATAAAAAACATCCCAAGGAATCCACTGGTTGATGCTGTTGCTGCTCATGATAGAAGCTCG ATGCGAAAGGTTTCAGAGCTTGCACCCCCAACTGATAAGCCAGAGCCCAATGAGAGAAACTTGTTGCTAGAGCAGATAAGAAACAAG ACCTTCAACCTGAAACCAGCGAGTCCTTCTAAGCCATCAGCCATGAGATCCCCATCTAGAGGCAATACTAGAAACTTGAAAGTTGCTGCAATCATACAAAAGGCACATGCGATACGCCAG GCAGTGGGAAGTGATGACGAAGATGCGGATAATTGGAGTGACTCGTAG